In Natronomonas halophila, one DNA window encodes the following:
- a CDS encoding MmgE/PrpD family protein: MPSAVDIAGFAAEVSYEELPDEVRAAAKRRVLDTVGVALASLDVEPTGGIRRAVASRSDAAESRLWGSDRQAAPADAAMYNAALTEAGNRATYLAPTLSSAAAPLPAVLAAAEVRSAPGEDLLAGLATAHEVHGELAWNAPLDGFHPATHAAIAAAAGAGRAMGFPVDKLTSAIGLAASRGTLGIEERPFDPIAVGSAARSGLEACLLAEGGVVGPDSFSAEGGWTDLVGEFDLDFDPGCERVRDAAIRPHAGHPHAQAATEAALDVAEDTAFDPADIDDVSVETYAEAVPEIDARAIAAALVDRDVTVHPGERADLRPVADAVEITSTDYFDERVGIGELPSRVTVTARDGAKHEAEVQWPTGHPAKPASWGVVEEKFHVLADAYDAERRTAIVDTVRSLEAETAAELSRLLD; encoded by the coding sequence ATGCCATCGGCAGTCGACATCGCGGGGTTCGCGGCGGAGGTATCCTACGAGGAGTTGCCCGACGAGGTCCGAGCGGCCGCCAAGCGTCGGGTCCTCGATACGGTCGGCGTCGCGCTCGCCAGCCTCGACGTCGAACCGACCGGTGGAATCCGACGCGCGGTGGCGAGTCGCAGCGACGCGGCCGAAAGCCGCCTGTGGGGTTCCGACCGACAGGCCGCCCCTGCCGACGCGGCGATGTATAACGCCGCGCTCACGGAGGCCGGCAACCGCGCGACCTATCTCGCACCGACGCTCTCGTCTGCCGCCGCGCCCCTTCCGGCCGTGCTGGCCGCCGCGGAGGTTCGCAGCGCCCCCGGAGAGGACCTGCTCGCCGGCCTCGCTACTGCCCACGAAGTCCATGGCGAACTGGCGTGGAACGCGCCGCTGGACGGGTTCCATCCGGCGACCCATGCCGCGATTGCGGCCGCGGCCGGGGCCGGACGCGCGATGGGCTTTCCCGTCGACAAACTCACGAGCGCTATCGGCCTCGCGGCGAGTCGCGGCACGCTCGGCATCGAGGAACGCCCCTTCGACCCTATCGCCGTCGGGTCGGCCGCCCGCAGTGGCCTCGAAGCCTGCCTGCTCGCCGAAGGCGGCGTCGTCGGCCCGGACTCTTTCAGCGCCGAGGGCGGCTGGACCGACCTTGTCGGGGAGTTCGACCTCGATTTCGACCCCGGCTGCGAGCGCGTGCGCGACGCTGCGATACGACCTCACGCCGGCCACCCGCACGCACAGGCGGCCACCGAAGCCGCTCTCGACGTGGCCGAGGATACGGCCTTCGACCCCGCGGATATCGACGACGTATCGGTCGAAACATACGCCGAGGCCGTTCCGGAAATCGACGCCCGCGCCATCGCCGCGGCGCTGGTCGACCGCGACGTAACCGTCCACCCCGGCGAGCGGGCCGACCTCCGGCCAGTCGCCGACGCCGTCGAGATAACGAGCACCGACTACTTCGACGAGCGGGTCGGCATCGGCGAACTCCCGTCCCGGGTGACTGTCACCGCGCGTGACGGCGCGAAACACGAAGCCGAGGTCCAATGGCCGACGGGCCATCCCGCCAAGCCGGCCTCGTGGGGCGTCGTCGAGGAGAAGTTCCACGTGCTGGCCGATGCCTACGACGCCGAGCGACGGACGGCTATCGTCGATACCGTCCGGTCACTGGAAGCAGAAACGGCCGCCGAACTCTCGCGACTGTTGGATTAA
- a CDS encoding MogA/MoaB family molybdenum cofactor biosynthesis protein has protein sequence MGDNATPAGGSESGHDAGYHEHGDEEHEHDSHDHEHDHEHDHHHHDLEELGIAVLTISSSRSIDEDSAGDTIIDIVTDAGHEVTIRELVADDYDKVQGTIDRFVDREDTDCVITTGGTGVTPDDVTVEALEPLLEKHLPGFGELFRRLSYDEIGTKVVGTRTAAGVADGVPVFCLPGSEDAVRLGTEEIIIEEAPHLAGLAKREEEADEGDDAEDDSDVDEGENADTEE, from the coding sequence ATGGGCGATAATGCCACTCCCGCCGGCGGGAGTGAATCCGGACACGACGCGGGATATCACGAGCATGGTGACGAAGAGCACGAACACGATAGCCACGACCACGAACATGACCATGAACACGACCACCATCACCACGACCTCGAAGAACTGGGCATCGCCGTTCTAACCATTTCCTCGAGTCGCAGCATCGACGAGGATTCGGCGGGTGATACCATCATCGACATCGTCACCGACGCGGGCCACGAGGTGACGATTCGGGAACTCGTCGCCGACGACTACGACAAGGTCCAGGGCACCATCGACCGGTTCGTCGACCGCGAGGATACCGACTGCGTCATCACGACCGGCGGCACCGGCGTCACGCCCGACGATGTGACTGTCGAGGCGCTCGAACCGCTCCTCGAAAAACACCTTCCCGGCTTCGGCGAACTGTTCCGCCGCCTCTCGTACGACGAGATCGGGACGAAAGTCGTCGGCACCCGAACGGCCGCCGGCGTCGCCGACGGCGTCCCCGTCTTCTGCCTCCCCGGCAGTGAGGACGCCGTTCGACTCGGTACCGAGGAGATCATCATCGAGGAGGCGCCGCATCTCGCCGGACTGGCGAAACGCGAGGAGGAAGCGGACGAGGGGGACGACGCCGAGGACGACAGCGATGTCGACGAGGGCGAGAACGCGGACACCGAGGAATAG
- a CDS encoding Lrp/AsnC family transcriptional regulator — MDDLDRQILAILRRDSRTPYTEIADEIGTSEGTVRNRVERLIDEGVIERFTIATRTGNVKAMVEIGVAVDVDTGGISDRMADWKEVDFVWQVSGEEDIVVVADTTDTGTLNDMITRARELDEVVSTKTRLILDEKLG; from the coding sequence ATGGACGACCTCGACCGCCAGATACTGGCCATCCTCCGGCGTGACTCCCGGACGCCCTACACCGAAATCGCCGACGAAATCGGCACCTCGGAGGGGACGGTTCGCAACCGTGTCGAACGCCTCATCGACGAGGGAGTCATCGAACGCTTTACCATCGCCACGCGGACCGGCAACGTCAAAGCGATGGTCGAAATCGGCGTCGCCGTCGACGTCGATACGGGCGGCATCTCCGACCGGATGGCCGACTGGAAGGAGGTCGACTTCGTCTGGCAGGTCTCCGGCGAGGAGGACATCGTCGTCGTCGCCGACACCACGGACACCGGCACGCTCAACGACATGATTACCCGCGCCCGCGAACTCGACGAGGTCGTCTCGACGAAGACGCGCCTGATTCTCGACGAAAAGCTCGGATAG
- a CDS encoding GNAT family N-acetyltransferase, translated as MALFPTAIESPRLRYEVVHPDYFDPYEMYEHAREGAPGIEEITKWVTWGPHQHPKETMEFVEQVGEQFDENEGVDYAIYPCDSEDDAGEFAGACNLSVDWDHRRGNLGVWFRKPFWGRGYSGERARTIVALAFDVLDLEVVAVTHAPDNEKSQRAIEKYVNALGGRKEGLLRNTLVMGGEPRDTVRYSITAAEWQEATGGEYDATFEW; from the coding sequence ATGGCCCTCTTTCCGACCGCCATCGAGAGTCCCCGCCTCCGATACGAGGTCGTCCACCCGGACTACTTCGACCCCTACGAGATGTACGAGCACGCCAGGGAAGGCGCCCCCGGCATCGAAGAGATTACCAAGTGGGTGACGTGGGGGCCCCATCAGCATCCCAAGGAGACGATGGAGTTCGTCGAACAGGTCGGCGAACAGTTCGATGAAAACGAGGGCGTCGACTATGCCATCTACCCCTGTGACAGCGAGGACGATGCCGGCGAGTTCGCCGGTGCCTGCAACCTCAGCGTGGACTGGGACCACCGCCGCGGTAACCTCGGCGTCTGGTTCCGCAAGCCCTTCTGGGGCCGGGGCTACTCGGGCGAACGCGCACGTACCATCGTCGCGCTGGCCTTCGACGTACTGGACCTAGAAGTCGTTGCCGTCACCCACGCGCCCGATAACGAGAAGTCCCAGCGTGCTATCGAGAAGTACGTCAACGCGCTCGGCGGCCGCAAGGAAGGCCTGCTTCGGAACACCCTCGTCATGGGTGGCGAACCGCGGGATACGGTTCGTTACTCGATTACCGCTGCGGAATGGCAGGAAGCCACCGGTGGCGAGTACGACGCCACGTTCGAGTGGTAG
- a CDS encoding 4a-hydroxytetrahydrobiopterin dehydratase: MSDLLSDDEIEAQLPDGWHREDDEIVRTFGFESYLEGVGFAAGAGGIAEEAFHHPEMTIGWQEVEVRLTTHDAGGITEKDIDLAGRFNELAD; encoded by the coding sequence ATGAGCGACCTACTTTCCGACGACGAAATCGAGGCACAACTTCCCGACGGCTGGCACCGCGAGGACGACGAAATCGTCCGCACCTTCGGCTTCGAGTCGTATCTGGAGGGTGTCGGCTTCGCCGCCGGCGCGGGCGGCATCGCCGAGGAGGCCTTCCACCACCCCGAGATGACCATCGGCTGGCAGGAAGTCGAGGTGCGGCTGACGACCCATGACGCCGGCGGCATCACCGAGAAGGACATCGACCTCGCCGGGCGGTTCAACGAACTCGCCGACTGA
- a CDS encoding cupin domain-containing protein codes for MSMNELSDVRPDEGEVETAELVVEDDVLVKLFALGPGGAFDPHVHDDCENVFHLLEGEVVVTQDGTEETVTAPAVVHNTRGVEHGARNESDERALLTASLCPLP; via the coding sequence ATGTCGATGAACGAACTATCCGACGTACGGCCCGACGAAGGCGAGGTGGAGACGGCCGAACTCGTCGTTGAAGACGACGTTCTGGTGAAACTGTTCGCGCTCGGTCCCGGCGGAGCCTTCGACCCGCACGTCCACGACGACTGTGAGAACGTCTTTCACCTGCTGGAAGGCGAGGTCGTCGTCACGCAGGACGGCACCGAGGAGACCGTGACGGCGCCCGCCGTCGTCCACAACACCCGCGGCGTCGAACACGGCGCACGGAACGAAAGCGACGAGCGCGCCCTTCTGACGGCGAGTCTCTGTCCGTTGCCCTGA
- a CDS encoding zinc-binding dehydrogenase, which yields MKAIFYEEHGSTDVLEYGDFPDPEIGPEEVLVDIKAGGLNHLDVWTRKGMPSPEELPHIQGSDGAGVVNEVGEDVTRFEEGDRVVVDPNVFCGKCEFCRKGETSLCVDFKMIGEHVRGVHSEQTALHEDNLIHLPEDVDFVTAASAPLVFQTAWRMLITRAEIQQNDSVLVHGASGGVGHAAVQIAANEGCEVFATASSEEKLDYASDIGADHLVNYEEDDFVDEIKEITDGRGVDVVVDHIGEATWDGSLSVAARGGAIVTCGATSGISPETNIPKVFWKQLDILGSTMGTPGEMDDVMAKVFDGTFEPRIREVLPMSEVVRAHEMLEGREGFGSVVVVPDSEYDPDVHE from the coding sequence ATGAAAGCGATATTCTACGAAGAGCACGGTTCGACCGACGTACTGGAATACGGCGATTTCCCGGACCCCGAAATCGGCCCGGAGGAGGTACTCGTCGACATCAAAGCCGGCGGTCTCAACCACCTCGACGTCTGGACGCGCAAGGGGATGCCCAGTCCGGAGGAACTGCCGCACATCCAGGGCAGCGACGGCGCGGGCGTCGTCAACGAGGTCGGCGAGGACGTCACCCGCTTCGAGGAGGGTGACCGGGTGGTCGTTGACCCGAACGTCTTCTGTGGGAAATGCGAGTTCTGCCGGAAAGGCGAGACGTCGCTGTGTGTCGACTTCAAGATGATCGGCGAGCACGTCCGCGGCGTCCACAGCGAGCAGACGGCGCTCCACGAGGACAACCTCATCCACCTGCCCGAGGACGTCGATTTCGTCACGGCGGCCTCGGCCCCGCTGGTCTTCCAGACCGCGTGGCGGATGCTCATTACCCGTGCTGAAATCCAGCAGAACGACAGCGTGCTGGTCCACGGCGCCTCCGGCGGCGTCGGCCACGCTGCGGTCCAGATTGCCGCTAACGAGGGCTGTGAGGTCTTCGCCACCGCGTCCTCCGAGGAGAAACTCGACTACGCGAGCGACATCGGTGCCGACCACCTCGTCAACTACGAGGAGGACGATTTCGTCGACGAAATCAAGGAGATTACCGACGGCCGCGGCGTCGACGTCGTCGTCGACCACATCGGCGAAGCGACGTGGGACGGCTCGCTTTCGGTGGCGGCCCGCGGCGGCGCCATCGTCACCTGCGGTGCCACCTCCGGCATCTCCCCGGAGACGAACATCCCGAAGGTGTTCTGGAAGCAGCTCGACATCCTCGGGTCGACGATGGGCACGCCCGGCGAGATGGACGACGTGATGGCGAAGGTCTTCGACGGGACCTTCGAACCGCGCATCCGCGAGGTCCTGCCGATGAGCGAAGTCGTGCGCGCCCACGAAATGCTCGAAGGCCGAGAGGGCTTCGGGTCCGTCGTCGTCGTCCCGGACAGCGAATACGACCCCGACGTGCATGAGTGA
- the lwrS gene encoding LWR-salt protein, with amino-acid sequence MSDDAEAGADAEAAYLFTVQLYLDAEAPDVWLDPAITETTMHKAAAEPGEEGWMFFRDNLWRGEINNYEHTRRLAEEALGMEVRSIEFRELRASEAYYEDLQAEIGEHLDAFKADDAAEVVKKYLGSRVHVRE; translated from the coding sequence ATGAGCGACGACGCTGAGGCCGGGGCGGATGCCGAGGCGGCCTACCTCTTCACGGTCCAACTCTACCTCGACGCCGAGGCCCCCGACGTGTGGCTCGACCCCGCTATCACCGAGACGACGATGCACAAGGCCGCGGCCGAACCGGGCGAGGAGGGCTGGATGTTCTTCCGGGACAACCTCTGGCGCGGGGAGATAAACAACTACGAGCACACCCGCCGGTTGGCCGAGGAAGCCCTCGGCATGGAGGTCCGGTCCATCGAGTTCCGCGAGTTGCGGGCCAGCGAGGCGTATTACGAGGACCTACAGGCCGAAATCGGCGAGCATCTCGACGCGTTCAAAGCCGACGACGCCGCGGAAGTGGTCAAGAAGTACCTCGGGTCGCGCGTCCACGTCCGGGAGTAG
- a CDS encoding NUDIX hydrolase — MSTDDIDPSGAADEASGDSAPADHENALQDVIAVDADDNEQDLVNRLDAHTGDGIRHRAFTALVFDGDGNILLAQRAPNKRLWDTYWDGTVASHPVEGQTQLEATRERLDEELGIAPDQYDDLRVTDKFEYKRYYMNEGLEWEVCSVLQCTLDDLSMDPDEEEVAGLMWVPYERLYENPKWYRQLRLCPWFEIAMRRDFAEE; from the coding sequence ATGAGCACTGACGACATCGACCCCTCGGGGGCCGCCGACGAGGCGTCCGGCGATTCGGCGCCGGCCGACCACGAGAACGCCCTACAGGACGTCATCGCCGTCGACGCCGACGACAACGAACAGGACCTCGTCAACCGACTCGACGCCCACACCGGCGACGGCATCCGCCACCGCGCGTTCACGGCGCTGGTCTTCGACGGCGACGGCAACATCCTGCTGGCCCAGCGCGCGCCGAACAAGCGCCTCTGGGACACCTACTGGGACGGCACCGTCGCCTCCCATCCCGTCGAGGGCCAGACCCAACTGGAGGCGACACGCGAGCGCCTCGACGAGGAACTCGGCATCGCCCCCGACCAGTACGACGACCTCCGCGTGACGGACAAGTTCGAGTACAAGCGCTACTACATGAACGAGGGCCTCGAATGGGAGGTCTGCTCGGTGCTACAATGCACGCTCGATGACCTCTCGATGGACCCCGACGAGGAGGAGGTCGCGGGCCTGATGTGGGTGCCCTACGAGCGCCTCTACGAGAACCCGAAGTGGTACCGCCAACTGCGCCTTTGCCCGTGGTTCGAGATCGCGATGCGCCGCGATTTCGCCGAAGAGTAA
- a CDS encoding ester cyclase, whose protein sequence is MGENPIDEYYDRYVEGWNNHDPETVMEAFADGGTVSDPATDGTLSGDEIREWVEETTEGFPDVRFEVDRRSSDEEAGRLFVEWTMYGTHDGPFGPLPPTGESVELSGVDVICFSEDGITSIDGYFDMTEFKAELGLTFPAVIGTLPKLAVGAVKQAV, encoded by the coding sequence ATGGGGGAGAACCCTATCGACGAATACTACGACCGCTACGTGGAGGGGTGGAACAACCACGACCCGGAGACGGTGATGGAAGCGTTCGCCGACGGTGGAACCGTTTCCGACCCGGCCACCGACGGGACGCTCTCGGGCGATGAGATTCGGGAGTGGGTCGAGGAGACAACCGAGGGATTTCCGGACGTCCGTTTCGAGGTGGACCGCCGTTCATCGGACGAGGAGGCGGGCCGGCTGTTCGTCGAATGGACGATGTACGGCACTCATGACGGCCCGTTCGGGCCGCTCCCACCCACGGGAGAATCGGTCGAGTTGAGCGGCGTCGACGTGATTTGCTTCTCCGAGGACGGCATCACCTCCATCGACGGGTACTTCGATATGACCGAGTTCAAGGCGGAACTCGGACTCACCTTTCCCGCCGTTATCGGAACACTCCCGAAACTCGCCGTCGGTGCCGTCAAGCAAGCAGTGTGA
- a CDS encoding HAD family hydrolase: MTASPYDYWAFDLDGTLVDVEPDYVYDVFGRVGDRIGYGFTDEQADAIWHGLGGFRNDQLDAWGVDTEAFWDAFHAEEDPQARAEATFLYDDAAVVGQLDQPTVLVTHCQEYLTDPVLDSLDIRDWFDAIVCCTEETGWKPDPEPVHMALREAGADDGEGVLVGDGPQDVGAAWNAGLDGAHIERHGHERRGMCVVGDHRLERVDELVSGS; this comes from the coding sequence ATGACCGCATCGCCATACGACTACTGGGCGTTCGACCTCGACGGCACGCTCGTCGACGTGGAACCCGACTACGTCTACGACGTCTTCGGCCGCGTCGGCGACCGCATCGGCTACGGGTTCACCGACGAGCAGGCCGACGCCATCTGGCACGGCCTCGGCGGCTTCCGGAACGACCAACTCGACGCGTGGGGCGTCGACACCGAAGCGTTCTGGGACGCCTTCCACGCCGAGGAGGACCCGCAGGCCCGCGCGGAAGCGACCTTCCTCTACGACGACGCGGCGGTCGTCGGGCAACTCGACCAGCCGACAGTGTTGGTGACCCACTGTCAGGAATACCTCACCGACCCCGTCCTCGATAGTCTCGACATCCGTGATTGGTTCGATGCCATCGTCTGCTGTACCGAGGAAACCGGCTGGAAACCCGACCCCGAACCGGTCCACATGGCGCTCCGTGAGGCGGGCGCCGACGACGGCGAGGGCGTCCTCGTCGGCGACGGGCCACAGGACGTCGGTGCCGCGTGGAACGCCGGCCTCGACGGCGCCCACATCGAACGCCACGGCCACGAGCGCCGCGGGATGTGCGTCGTCGGCGACCACCGCCTCGAACGCGTCGACGAACTCGTCTCCGGTTCCTGA
- a CDS encoding CPBP family intramembrane glutamic endopeptidase, whose translation MPSTSDLTAESLDTTVEPLADRIVLAAVAAVSPILLTSLLIAGYVGLAGPDTDIPRTVIDTAYGVSALVVLGVVYAALGKAEWRAAMPLTTPTRAELGLTVVCLPLAIGAFVLGSTAGELLGFELSGISYSLSNTPTLAAVVFGGILVAPLVEELLFRGLLLGSLLDRGLSPLSAGVVSVVLFAAIHLISLGPAGVLAIAGWAIFPTLLRLKFDNLAGAWLLHLVNNVWAYVIVVALGWA comes from the coding sequence GTGCCCTCCACGTCCGACCTGACAGCGGAGTCGCTGGATACGACCGTCGAACCGCTCGCCGACCGTATCGTTCTCGCCGCCGTTGCGGCGGTGTCGCCGATACTGCTGACGAGCCTGCTCATCGCCGGCTACGTCGGCCTCGCTGGCCCCGACACGGATATTCCACGAACGGTCATCGATACCGCCTACGGCGTCTCCGCGCTGGTGGTGCTCGGCGTGGTCTACGCCGCGCTCGGAAAGGCTGAATGGCGTGCGGCCATGCCGCTGACGACGCCGACGCGGGCCGAACTCGGCTTGACGGTCGTCTGCTTGCCGCTGGCTATCGGCGCCTTCGTCCTCGGCAGCACGGCCGGCGAACTGCTCGGATTCGAACTCTCCGGAATCAGCTACTCGCTGTCGAACACGCCGACGCTCGCGGCGGTCGTCTTCGGCGGTATCCTCGTCGCGCCGCTGGTCGAGGAACTGCTCTTTCGAGGATTGTTACTCGGAAGCCTGCTCGACCGCGGCCTGTCGCCGCTTTCCGCCGGCGTAGTCTCAGTGGTTCTCTTCGCGGCGATTCACCTCATCTCGCTCGGGCCCGCGGGCGTTCTCGCCATCGCCGGGTGGGCGATTTTCCCCACGCTGCTGCGACTCAAGTTCGACAATCTGGCGGGTGCGTGGCTACTCCACCTCGTCAACAACGTCTGGGCCTACGTCATCGTCGTCGCCCTCGGGTGGGCCTAG
- the carA gene encoding glutamine-hydrolyzing carbamoyl-phosphate synthase small subunit yields the protein MTDAYVAMENGQVVEARARAPGRTRGELVFTTAYTGYEESLTDPSYEEQVLTFSYPLIGNYGVREERFESDRVHPRAAVAREFTEDVAEWLTEEGIPAVDHLDTRDLVTNIREEGAMKCGIAAGPDATPEAAEEELSKCKGMSEHTEIGAQVSVDDRLTHNPDGDGPTVALIDCGAKGSITSSLVDRDATVEILPYDATVADVESVDPDVLFISNGPGDPKNFEEAAALVDEYVGDLPLAGICLGQQVIAEALGGETEKMEFGHRGVNQPVQDLRSKKVVMTTQNHGYTVAEPGQLEVTQINVNDDTPEGLESDELDIITRQYHPEANPGPHDTLGFFDDVIEMTEAAPKPNAD from the coding sequence ATGACGGACGCCTACGTGGCCATGGAGAACGGGCAGGTCGTCGAGGCCCGCGCTCGTGCACCCGGCCGTACACGCGGGGAACTGGTCTTTACAACCGCTTACACCGGCTACGAGGAATCACTGACGGACCCGAGTTACGAGGAACAGGTCCTCACCTTCTCGTATCCGCTCATCGGCAACTACGGCGTCCGAGAGGAGCGGTTCGAATCCGACCGCGTCCACCCGCGCGCCGCCGTCGCCCGCGAGTTCACCGAGGACGTCGCCGAGTGGCTCACCGAGGAGGGCATCCCGGCCGTCGACCACCTCGACACTCGCGACCTCGTCACCAACATCCGCGAGGAGGGTGCGATGAAATGCGGCATCGCTGCCGGCCCCGACGCCACGCCCGAAGCCGCCGAGGAGGAACTCAGCAAGTGCAAGGGCATGAGCGAACACACCGAAATCGGCGCACAGGTCAGCGTCGACGACCGACTGACCCACAACCCGGATGGCGACGGCCCGACCGTCGCCCTCATCGACTGCGGCGCCAAGGGCTCGATTACCAGTTCGCTGGTCGACCGCGACGCTACCGTCGAGATTCTGCCCTACGACGCCACCGTCGCCGACGTCGAATCGGTCGACCCTGACGTCCTCTTCATCTCCAACGGCCCCGGCGACCCCAAGAACTTCGAGGAGGCCGCCGCCTTGGTCGACGAGTACGTCGGCGACCTGCCGCTGGCCGGCATCTGTCTCGGCCAGCAGGTCATCGCCGAGGCGCTCGGCGGCGAAACCGAGAAGATGGAGTTCGGCCACCGCGGCGTCAACCAGCCCGTTCAGGACCTCCGCAGCAAGAAAGTCGTCATGACGACCCAGAACCACGGTTACACCGTCGCCGAACCCGGCCAACTCGAAGTCACCCAGATTAACGTCAACGACGACACCCCTGAAGGCCTCGAAAGCGACGAACTGGACATCATCACCCGCCAGTATCACCCCGAAGCCAACCCCGGCCCCCACGACACCCTCGGCTTCTTCGACGACGTCATCGAGATGACCGAAGCCGCGCCGAAGCCGAACGCCGATTAA
- a CDS encoding IclR family transcriptional regulator codes for MFSASSSRHVKSVQTGFEIVGIIQKQDGATISELTDYLDVSKSTVHNYVSTLESLGYVVNRDGTYRVGLRFLTHGMAARNSLEIGTVVEAALDEVAAETSQAAWWITEEIGRGIFVDTSVPEDGRVIFGRVGKRSYLHTHGPGKAILAQQSDEYIRKILDHHGLPEYTSQTVTDEAVLLDQLEEVRDQGYAYTDGEAALGVQSIGVAFRDTHGQSHAIGVFGYSHDFGGESLDDDIPSLLQSVASDITGTLSEEGSDR; via the coding sequence ATGTTCTCCGCATCGTCCTCTCGTCACGTCAAATCCGTCCAGACGGGGTTCGAAATAGTCGGCATCATCCAGAAACAGGATGGTGCCACGATCAGCGAACTAACCGACTATCTGGACGTATCCAAAAGCACCGTCCACAATTACGTGAGCACCCTCGAATCGCTCGGGTACGTAGTGAACCGCGACGGAACCTACCGGGTCGGCCTGCGGTTCCTGACTCACGGGATGGCAGCACGGAACAGCCTCGAAATCGGAACCGTGGTCGAGGCAGCCCTCGACGAGGTTGCTGCCGAAACCTCGCAGGCAGCGTGGTGGATCACCGAGGAAATCGGCCGGGGCATCTTCGTCGATACGTCGGTGCCGGAGGACGGTCGGGTCATCTTCGGTCGGGTCGGGAAACGGTCGTACCTCCACACGCACGGCCCCGGCAAGGCGATTCTCGCCCAACAGTCCGACGAGTACATACGGAAGATACTCGACCACCACGGACTCCCCGAGTATACGAGCCAAACGGTGACCGACGAAGCGGTACTGCTCGACCAACTCGAAGAGGTGCGCGACCAGGGGTACGCGTACACGGATGGTGAAGCGGCACTCGGCGTCCAATCCATCGGCGTTGCCTTTCGTGACACCCACGGCCAGTCACATGCAATCGGCGTGTTCGGATATTCGCATGATTTCGGCGGCGAAAGCCTCGATGATGACATCCCATCGCTGCTGCAGTCGGTCGCATCGGATATCACCGGGACGCTCTCCGAGGAGGGAAGCGACCGATGA